The proteins below come from a single Pseudochaenichthys georgianus chromosome 14, fPseGeo1.2, whole genome shotgun sequence genomic window:
- the ublcp1 gene encoding ubiquitin-like domain-containing CTD phosphatase 1, which yields MSVSVIIKWGGQEYSISSLSEEDTVMDLKQSIKSLTGVLPERQKLLGLKVKGKPAEDEVKLGSLKLKPNTKIMMMGTREESLEEVLAPPPENDDVVNDFDIEEEVIEVENREENLAKIARRVKDYKVEEMNPPREGKGLLVLDVDYTLFDHKSCAETGQELMRPYLHEFLTSAYEDYDIVIWSATSMKWIDAKMKELGVTDNPNYKITFMLDSAAMITVHTPKRGVVEVKPLGVIWGKYGEFYNRKNTIMFDDIGRNFLMNPQNGLKIRPFMKAHLNREKDRELYKLAQYLKEIAKLEDFSGLNHKHWERYLSKRQHH from the exons ATGTCAGTATCAGTGATCATAAAGTGGGGAGGTCAGGAGTACTCCATCAGTTCTTTGTCTGAGGAGGACACAGTAATGGACCTGAAGCAGTCCATCAAGAGCCTGACTGGGGTTCTGCCGGAGAGACAGAAACTACTAGGACTTAAGGTCAAAG GTAAACCTGCAGAAGATGAGGTGAAGCTGGGCTCTCTGAAGCTGAAGCCTAACACTAAGATTATGATGATGGGTACCAGAGAGGAGAGCCTG GAAGAGGTTTTAGCCCCTCCCCCGGAGAACGATGACGTGGTCAATGACTTTGACATCGAGGAGGAGGTAATTGAAGTGGAGAACAG AGAGGAGAACCTGGCTAAGATCGCCCGCAGAGTGAAAGACTACAAGGTGGAGGAAATGAACCCTCCGAGAGAAGGCAAGGGGCTTCTGGTCCTGGATGTGGACTATACACTGTTCG ATCACAAGTCGTGTGCAGAAACGGGTCAGGAGCTGATGAGACCGTACCTTCACGAGTTTCTGACGTCAGCCTACGAGGACTATGACATTGTCATCTGGT CTGCTACAAGTATGAAGTGGATTGATGCCAAAATGAAA gagctGGGAGTAACAGACAACCCTAACTACAAGATTACATTCATGTTGGACAGTGCAGCGATGATCACGGTACATACCCCTAAGAGAGGGGTTGTTGAG GTGAAGCCCCTGGGCGTGATATGGGGGAAGTATGGAGAGTTTTACAACAGGAAGAACACCATCATGTTTGACGACATTGGACGAAACTTCCTCATGAACCCACAGAACGGACTAAAG atccGACCCTTCATGAAGGCCCACCTTAACAGAGAGAAGGACAGGGAGCTCTATAAACTGGCTCAATACCTCAAAGAAATCGCCAAGCTCGAGGACTTCAGTGGACTCAACCACAAACACTGGGAGAG gtACCTATCTAAGAGACAGCACCACTGA
- the LOC117458257 gene encoding RING finger protein 145-like — protein MAVKDRVESVLNVGLRVPSIVLLDVLYRWDVSSFFQKIQRSSLSNNPLFQYKYLALYLHYVGYILSLVLLTLPRQHLVKLYLYVLTALLLFAGHQVSRDYVRSELESGFEGPVYHEPLSMNRFTTALIGQLVVCTLCSCVMQTKRIWLFSAHLLPLVARLCLVPLETIVFINKFSMIFTGLEVIYFLASNLLVPYNLAKTAYRELAQVVEVYGLLALGMSLWNQLVLPVLFMCFWLLLFALQIYSYFSTRDQPTSRERLLFLFLTSIAECCSTPYSLLGLVFTVSFIALGVLTLCKFYLQGYRAFMNDNTMHRGMTEGITLLILAVQTGLIELQVIHRAFLLSIILFIVVASILQSMLEIADPIVLALGASRDKSLWKHFRAVSLCLFLLIFPAYMAYMICQFFHMDFWLLIIISSSILTSLQVLGTLLIYILFMVEEIQKAPVENMDEVIYIVNGTYRLLEFLVAVCVVCYGVSETVFGEWSVMGSTIILVHSYYNVWLRAQLGWQSFLLRRDAVNKIKSLPTASNTQLEQYNDICAICYQDMNNAVITPCSHFFHAGCLKKWLYVQETCPLCHSQLKSLPAAPNQEAPAANQIPAEQEEAPKNQTDDSLVDGGKEEGTGEQEGGSGAAASAGESSSSSSSCGVPSTSKHLAKTPSSSSSSLSSSALVNESQKQLLTDHLSSSSSNTLDMTPSLSHTPPSQPAAQTEDSPAEPEPAPHLNTGFLLDSLESSAGHTSELDQPSSSSEGQSPPPCSL, from the exons ATGGCAGTGAAGGACCGCGTAGAGTCGGTGCTCAATGTGGGTCTGCGTGTTCCCAGCATCGTGCTGCTGGATGTCCTGTACCGCTGGGATGTCAGCTCCTTCTTCCAGAAGATCCAGCGCTCCAGCCTCTCCAACAACCCCCTGTTCCAGTACAAATACCTGGCCCTCTACCTACACTACGTAG GTTACATCCTGAGCTTGGTGCTCCTGACTCTGCCACGCCAGCACCTGGTGAAACTCTACCTGTATGTCCTCACGGCCCTGCTGCTGTTCGCTGGTCACCAAGTCTCGAG GGATTATGTCCGCAGTGAACTAGAGTCTGGCTTTGAAGGACCCGTCTACCATGAACCCCTTTCCATGAACAGATTCACCACTGCGCTCATAG GTCAGCTGGTGGTGTGTACACTATGTTCCTGTGTGATGCAGACCAAGAGGATTTGGCTTTTCTCCGCTCACCTCCTCCCTTTGGTGGCCAGACTGTGTCTGGTGCCGCTGGAGACCATCGTCTTCATCAATAAGTTCTCCATGATCTTCACAGGCCTGGAGGTCATCTACTTCTTGGCTTCTAATTTGTTGGTACCATATAACCTGGCCAAGACTGCCTACAGGGAGCTGGCTCAG GTGGTGGAAGTGTACGGGCTGCTAGCGCTGGGTATGTCTCTGTGGAACCAGCTAGTACTTCCAGTTCTCTTCATGTGTTTCTGGCTCCTGCTGTTCGCGTTGCAGATCTACTCCTACTTTAGCACCAGAGACCAGCCTACCTCAAGGGAGAGGctccttttcctctttcttACCAG TATTGCTGAATGTTGCAGTACGCCGTACTCCCTGCTGGGTTTGGTTTTCACCGTCTCCTTCATCGCCCTGGGAGTTCTCACTCTCTGCAAGTTCTACCTGCAAGGTTACAGAGCCTTTATGAATGACAACACCATGCACAG GGGGATGACGGAAGGCATCACCCTGCTGATCCTCGCGGTCCAGACCGGCCTCATCGAGCTTCAGGTCATCCACCGAGCCTTCCTCCTCTCCATCATCCTCTTCATTGTTGTTGCTTCTATCTTGCAGTCCATGCTGGAGATAGCTGACCCCATAGTCCTGGCCCTGGGAGCATCAAGAGACAA GAGTTTGTGGAAGCACTTCAGAgcagtgtctctgtgtctcttccTGCTCATCTTCCCAGCCTACATGGCCTATATGATCTGTCAGTTCTTCCACATGGACTTCTGGCTACTGATCATCATCTCCTCCTCCATCCTCACATCACTGCAG GTCCTCGGCACTCTGCTGATCTACATTCTCTTCATGGTGGAGGAGATTCAAAAAGCTCCAGTCGAGAACATGGATGAAGTCATCTACATTGTCAACGGGACGTACAGACTGCTGGAGTTCCtg GTcgcggtgtgtgtggtgtgctaCGGCGTGTCAGAGACGGTGTTTGGCGAGTGGAGTGTGATGGGCAGCACCATCATCCTGGTCCACTCGTATTATAACGTCTGGCTCAGAGCACAGCTAGGCTGGCAGAGCTTCCTGCTCAGGAGAGACGCTGTGAACAAGATCAAAAGCCTCCCCACGGCCAGCAACACACAGCTGGAGCAGTACAACGACATCTGTGCGATCTGCTACCAG GACATGAACAATGCAGTGATCACTCCATGCAGTCATTTCTTCCACGCTGGCTGTCTGAAGAAATGGCTTTATGTCCAGGAGACGTGCCCCCTCTGCCACTCGCAGCTCAAGAGCCTACCAGCAGCCCCCAACCAAGAAGCCCCTGCAGCCAATCAGATCCCTGCAGAGCAGGAAGAAGCGCCTAAAAACCAGACAGATGACTCTCTTGTAGATGGTGGGAAGGAGGAGGGAACAGGAGAGCAGGAGGGAGGCAGTGGAGCAGCCGCGTCAGCTGGagagtcctcctcctcctcctcctcctgtggTGTGCCCTCCACTTCAAAGCACCTGGCCAAGACTCCTTCATCATCTTCTTCCTCTCTTTCCTCATCGGCACTTGTGAATGAATCACAGAAGCAGTTGCTCACAGATCATCTTTCTTCGTCTTCTTCGAACACATTGGACATGACcccatctctctctcacacCCCTCCCTCACAACCAGCGGcccagacagaggacagccctGCTGAGCCCGAGCCCGCCCCTCACCTAAACACAGGCTTCCTATTGGACAGTCTGGAGTCATCTGCTGGTCACACATCAGAGCTTGACCAGCCCTCTTCCTCTTCTGAAGGACAGTCGCCTCCTCCTTGCAGCCTCTGA